The following nucleotide sequence is from Longimicrobium sp..
GGGTGATGTTCCACGAGCCCTACTTCCCCTTCGGCTGGCAGCGGCCGCAGCGCAACCTGCTCGCTGCCGTCAATCGGCTGATGGCAAGGACGCTGCTCCGCGCCAGCACTCGCGCATACGTCTCCACGCATGTGTGGGAACCTCTGCTCGCGGCCCTGGCGCCCTCGGGAATGAGGTTCACGGTTCTCCCGATCCCATCCACCATCCCCGTTGTCGACGAGCCCGAACGGGTGGAGCGCGTCCGGCGGGAAGTGGGGGAAGGTCGGCCGATCGTCGTGCACTTCGGCACCTACGGCGACCAGATCGGGCCCGCGTTGACGCGTGCGCTCAAGGCGCTGATCGGGTATCGCCGCGACGCCCGTATCCTGCTGCTGGGCAATCGCGGTCCCGCCTTCGCCGAACGACTGCGCGCCGCGGACGAACGGTTCCGTGACAATGTGGTCGCGCCCGGCTATCAATCCCCCGAGGACATTTCTGTTCACCTACAGGCGGCTGACGTCGCGATCCAGCCATACCCGGACGGCGCCGACACGCGCCGCACGACGCTGATGGCCTGTCTGGCGAACGGGGTGCCGACGGTTACGACGCGGGGGCGCGGTTGTGGCAGCATCATCCTGAGCCAGGCTGTGTCTCACGCGGCACCGGGGGACGCGGATGGCCAAGGGCAGTGTGCGGCGGAACTGCTCACCTCCGCCCACATCCTTCTCGAAAGCGGCGACCTCGACGAGCTTCGGGCGAAGGTGCGCGCCTTCTATCAGCGGGAGTTCGCGATCGAGCGCACGGTGGAGCGGCTGCTGGCGGATGAAGACGACGGGGCAGCGTGAAGATCCTTCTCGTCGGCGACTACCCGGCGGACCCGCTGCTGGGATCGGCCAAGGTCTACTACAAGCTGGGCGAGTCGTTTCGCGAGCTGGGACACGAGTGCGACGTGCTCCTGCGTCCGGATATCGGCGAGACGCCCGAGAACTGGCGGGTGCGGCAGGTGGTGTCGGCGGGGATGACGGAGCGGGCGATCCGCCGCGCGATG
It contains:
- a CDS encoding glycosyltransferase family 4 protein, producing the protein MTDKPAWHLLTGEYPPDRGGIGDYTRLLARALTDHGRQVHVWTPSVASDSEVDGVEVHAMAGVGSDALRKLGSALDRHPAPRRLLVQYAPQAWGMRGMNLPFTRWLLARRRAGDDVRVMFHEPYFPFGWQRPQRNLLAAVNRLMARTLLRASTRAYVSTHVWEPLLAALAPSGMRFTVLPIPSTIPVVDEPERVERVRREVGEGRPIVVHFGTYGDQIGPALTRALKALIGYRRDARILLLGNRGPAFAERLRAADERFRDNVVAPGYQSPEDISVHLQAADVAIQPYPDGADTRRTTLMACLANGVPTVTTRGRGCGSIILSQAVSHAAPGDADGQGQCAAELLTSAHILLESGDLDELRAKVRAFYQREFAIERTVERLLADEDDGAA